From the Caloranaerobacter sp. TR13 genome, one window contains:
- a CDS encoding lytic transglycosylase domain-containing protein: MKGKLMLSIILVLTLIFGSTVYAIMLNNNDYNVLNLSVVNNSKVIENIEIKKHVENYDLIEYIKNKTNLTEEESAFLLKQCEEKGLNIFIVLGLMKLESNFDPNCVGTLGERGLGQLMESTARQIAFNMKKEFKPKLLFDPKYNIELFTTQLKYLKMIFNGDIHKVLTAYNRGEYGLKRYMASRSGTSNPARSAYSARVLKYAAMFQNEYQAQTRN, translated from the coding sequence ATGAAAGGTAAACTGATGTTATCAATTATACTTGTACTTACTTTAATATTTGGAAGCACAGTATATGCAATAATGTTAAATAATAATGACTATAATGTTTTAAATTTAAGTGTTGTAAATAACAGTAAAGTAATTGAGAATATAGAAATAAAGAAGCACGTTGAAAATTATGATCTTATAGAATATATAAAAAATAAAACAAATTTAACAGAAGAAGAAAGTGCATTTCTTTTAAAGCAATGTGAAGAAAAGGGTTTGAATATTTTTATTGTGCTGGGGTTAATGAAGCTAGAAAGTAATTTTGACCCTAACTGCGTTGGTACTCTTGGAGAAAGAGGACTAGGACAGCTAATGGAAAGTACGGCTCGTCAAATTGCATTTAATATGAAGAAAGAATTTAAACCTAAATTACTGTTTGATCCTAAATATAATATTGAATTATTCACAACACAGCTTAAATATTTAAAAATGATTTTTAATGGTGACATACATAAAGTACTTACAGCGTATAATAGAGGAGAATATGGATTGAAAAGATACATGGCATCTAGAAGTGGGACAAGCAACCCTGCGAGGAGTGCTTACTCTGCGAGGGTACTTAAATATGCAGCTATGTTTCAAAATGAATATCAGGCACAAACAAGGAATTAA